One window of Candidatus Hydrogenedentota bacterium genomic DNA carries:
- a CDS encoding alpha/beta hydrolase, with product MFRILLRSIAGLLLLALLSGAYWLFIHTGPPAKRPDLVRVPESLGPPPKGFLSEGMLYAAFALQEMGWYKLDTLDEDAPIPVPAGVKEQINIPYGTGGGTPLELDLYTPENLTGPVPGIIFIHGGGWRSGKRQDYKFYTTRFAAHGYVVATVSYRLREAGYFPNCVEDVKCAVRWMRANAAQLNVDPNRIAVIGGSAGGHLSMMVGYSSDVAEFEGQGGNPGVSSAVQAVIDIYGPADFTMPANRDHPLLTGFMQGTYEEVPEKFVKGSPITYLDPSDPPTLIIHGTIDTLVPVEQSDLLAEKFQELGMTYWYDRIDGWPHAMDIANPVNQRVEQVAIAFLKEVFGPPVKTARATSAP from the coding sequence ATGTTCAGAATTCTGCTCCGCTCGATTGCCGGTCTCCTGCTCCTCGCTCTTCTGTCGGGCGCCTACTGGCTTTTCATCCACACCGGCCCGCCGGCGAAGCGCCCCGACCTGGTGCGCGTGCCTGAGTCCCTCGGCCCGCCGCCGAAAGGCTTCCTCTCCGAGGGCATGCTCTATGCCGCCTTCGCCCTTCAGGAAATGGGCTGGTATAAGCTGGACACGCTGGACGAAGATGCGCCGATCCCGGTGCCCGCGGGCGTCAAGGAGCAGATCAACATTCCCTATGGCACGGGGGGCGGAACGCCGCTTGAACTGGATCTCTATACGCCCGAGAACCTCACGGGCCCGGTGCCCGGTATCATCTTTATTCACGGCGGCGGATGGCGCAGCGGCAAGCGCCAGGACTATAAGTTTTACACCACGCGCTTCGCGGCCCATGGCTATGTGGTGGCCACCGTGAGCTACCGGCTCCGGGAGGCGGGCTATTTCCCCAACTGCGTGGAAGATGTGAAGTGTGCCGTGCGCTGGATGCGGGCCAATGCGGCCCAACTCAATGTTGATCCAAACCGAATCGCCGTCATCGGCGGCTCTGCGGGAGGCCACCTCTCCATGATGGTCGGTTACAGTTCCGACGTGGCCGAATTTGAAGGCCAGGGCGGCAACCCGGGCGTCAGCAGCGCGGTCCAGGCCGTCATTGACATCTACGGCCCCGCCGATTTCACCATGCCGGCCAACCGCGACCATCCCCTGTTGACCGGCTTCATGCAGGGCACCTACGAGGAGGTCCCCGAGAAGTTCGTGAAGGGCTCCCCCATCACCTATCTTGATCCGAGCGACCCGCCCACGCTGATCATACACGGCACCATTGATACCCTCGTGCCCGTGGAGCAGTCCGACCTTCTGGCGGAGAAATTCCAGGAACTGGGCATGACCTACTGGTACGACCGCATCGACGGCTGGCCCCACGCCATGGATATTGCCAACCCGGTCAACCAGCGCGTGGAGCAGGTCGCCATTGCCTTCCTGAAGGAGGTCTTCGGCCCACCGGTGAAGACGGCGCGGGCGACAAGCGCCCCCTGA
- a CDS encoding alpha/beta hydrolase, with amino-acid sequence MRRLILIVALTPLVAATAFAGWWLLLDGRAAAVRTDLVRMPEEWGSPPKGYPTENALMAAYAMGRLQLLNLESPPPLPDSVIAELDVEYGREGDIPLLLDVYRPKNITTPRPAIVFIHGGGWVKGSRKDYTIYAQQFAEWGYVAATIGYRFSDVAKFPGCVSDSKCAIRWLRANAERLGINPDQIAAAGGSGGGYLAMMLGYTGNVAALEGTGGNPAVSSAIQAVVNLYGPTDFTAPVAQEHVSVVGLMGVPYSKAPDKYRDASPLHQLDASDPPTFIIQGTLDSIVPSEQADLLAEKLQALKADYWYDCYPGWPHTMDVAIPVTNRVQPTIRAFLEHVFGKPEGA; translated from the coding sequence GTGCGTAGACTTATTCTAATTGTTGCCTTGACCCCCCTCGTCGCCGCCACCGCCTTCGCCGGATGGTGGCTACTGCTTGATGGCCGCGCCGCCGCCGTACGGACCGACCTCGTGCGCATGCCGGAGGAGTGGGGTTCCCCGCCCAAAGGCTACCCCACCGAAAACGCCCTGATGGCCGCGTATGCGATGGGCCGACTCCAACTACTGAACCTGGAATCCCCGCCGCCGCTGCCGGATTCCGTGATAGCGGAACTGGACGTGGAGTACGGCCGGGAGGGTGACATCCCCCTGTTGCTCGACGTCTACCGCCCGAAAAACATCACGACGCCCCGTCCGGCGATTGTGTTCATTCACGGCGGCGGCTGGGTCAAAGGAAGCCGCAAGGACTACACCATCTATGCCCAGCAGTTCGCCGAATGGGGCTATGTGGCGGCGACCATCGGCTATCGCTTCAGCGACGTGGCCAAGTTCCCCGGCTGCGTGAGCGATTCCAAATGCGCCATTCGCTGGCTCCGGGCCAATGCGGAGCGCCTGGGCATCAACCCCGACCAGATTGCGGCGGCGGGCGGTTCGGGTGGCGGATACCTCGCCATGATGCTGGGCTACACGGGCAACGTCGCAGCGCTGGAAGGCACCGGCGGCAATCCCGCTGTCAGCAGTGCAATTCAAGCCGTGGTCAATCTCTATGGCCCCACGGACTTTACCGCACCTGTGGCCCAGGAGCATGTGAGCGTTGTCGGCCTCATGGGCGTGCCCTATTCGAAGGCTCCCGACAAGTACCGGGACGCATCTCCCCTCCATCAACTGGATGCCTCGGATCCGCCCACCTTCATCATTCAGGGCACCCTCGATTCAATCGTCCCTTCGGAGCAGGCGGACCTGCTTGCGGAGAAACTTCAGGCCCTGAAGGCGGACTACTGGTACGATTGCTACCCCGGCTGGCCCCACACGATGGACGTGGCCATTCCGGTAACCAACCGGGTTCAACCAACGATCCGCGCCTTTCTCGAACACGTCTTCGGGAAACCCGAAGGCGCCTGA